Proteins encoded within one genomic window of Nordella sp. HKS 07:
- a CDS encoding adenosylhomocysteinase gives MTVNLAQEGAERIAWAGRGMPVLAAIARRLVESGRVRGKRIGVSLVLEPKTANLALAFKRAGAEVSVYCGGSSTEARVVQALEAQGIAVFAEAGATAARDLELARAFLKTRPDILIDDGASLIRLAHREFPDLVSSMLGAAEETTSGVRPLRAMHEEGALRIPVIAVNDSRMKYLFDNVYGTGQSCVMAFLDITNLQLAGREVLVIGYGWVGKGVAAHAAALGARVTVAELDPVKALQAIHDGHAVKSVELAAPATEVVFASTGIAGVVTEAHLHKLPDGAFLCTAGGGDFELPMDYLRFLGTAKDVRQGVTEYTLPGGARIRVMADGHCINCSGGEGNPIEVMDLSLSLQAIAVEELAGDASRKAPGLYPISEAAERDVALIRLGHEGGVIEPMTEQLATAIRSW, from the coding sequence ATGACAGTCAATCTCGCGCAAGAAGGCGCCGAGCGCATCGCCTGGGCCGGCCGCGGCATGCCGGTGCTCGCCGCGATCGCCCGCCGTCTCGTCGAGTCCGGCCGGGTCCGTGGCAAGCGGATCGGTGTTTCCCTGGTGCTCGAACCGAAGACGGCCAATCTCGCTTTGGCGTTCAAACGCGCCGGCGCCGAGGTGAGTGTCTATTGTGGCGGCAGCTCGACGGAGGCCCGCGTGGTGCAGGCGCTAGAAGCGCAAGGCATCGCGGTTTTCGCGGAGGCCGGCGCCACGGCGGCGCGCGATCTGGAACTCGCCCGCGCCTTTCTCAAGACCAGGCCCGATATTCTGATCGATGACGGCGCCAGTCTCATCCGGCTCGCGCATCGCGAATTCCCCGATCTCGTCTCATCGATGCTGGGGGCGGCCGAAGAAACCACCAGCGGCGTGCGTCCGCTGCGCGCGATGCATGAGGAGGGGGCGCTGCGCATTCCCGTCATCGCGGTCAATGATTCGCGGATGAAATATCTCTTCGACAATGTGTACGGGACAGGGCAATCCTGCGTGATGGCGTTTCTCGACATCACGAATCTCCAGCTTGCCGGGCGCGAGGTGCTGGTGATCGGCTATGGCTGGGTTGGCAAGGGTGTTGCGGCGCACGCGGCGGCGCTGGGTGCGCGCGTGACCGTCGCCGAGCTCGATCCGGTCAAGGCCCTGCAGGCGATCCATGATGGCCATGCGGTAAAGAGCGTCGAGCTCGCCGCGCCCGCGACCGAAGTGGTCTTCGCCTCGACCGGCATCGCCGGCGTGGTGACGGAAGCACATCTGCACAAGCTGCCGGACGGCGCTTTCCTGTGCACCGCGGGTGGCGGCGACTTCGAGCTGCCCATGGATTATCTGCGTTTCCTCGGGACGGCCAAGGACGTGCGCCAAGGGGTCACCGAATACACGCTGCCCGGCGGCGCCCGTATCCGCGTGATGGCGGACGGCCATTGCATCAACTGCTCGGGCGGCGAAGGCAATCCGATCGAGGTCATGGACCTGTCGCTGTCGCTGCAGGCGATCGCGGTCGAGGAACTGGCGGGCGATGCGTCGCGCAAGGCTCCCGGGCTCTATCCGATCTCGGAAGCGGCGGAGCGTGACGTGGCGCTGATCAGGCTCGGCCATGAAGGCGGCGTGATCGAACCGATGACGGAACAATTGGCAACGGCAATACGGAGCTGGTGA
- a CDS encoding carbohydrate ABC transporter permease — MQAVKRRGWRRALDGGLVLLLPAIVLETLVLFLPLGYVAFRSLYDWQPGSVSTFIGLKNYDVLFADPEFWQVAGNQLFYLLGLPLWVAAPLVVAFALREGVWRPGLFRSIYFLPAVMSPAIVGLVFRTLLATDGPVNATLETSGLGFLAHPWLTNVDYVKPVIIFVVLWAGFGVGVLIFSAAFAAVPQNIFEAARLDGARFWSEFWHIAVPSVRGTVFLWAMFQIVCIFLFMFGWIYVLTGGGPGLASATMDFSIYQQFMRFGFYGTAAAQSIALVGAIILFPAIGFAVRALVETFFKRAPK; from the coding sequence ATGCAGGCGGTGAAGAGGAGAGGTTGGCGGCGCGCGCTGGATGGAGGGCTGGTGCTTCTCCTGCCGGCGATCGTGCTCGAAACGCTCGTCCTCTTCCTGCCTCTCGGCTATGTGGCCTTCCGCTCGCTCTATGACTGGCAGCCGGGCAGCGTCTCGACCTTCATCGGATTGAAGAATTACGACGTCCTGTTCGCCGATCCGGAGTTCTGGCAAGTGGCCGGCAACCAGCTTTTCTATCTGCTGGGCCTGCCGCTCTGGGTGGCAGCCCCGCTCGTCGTCGCCTTCGCGCTGCGCGAGGGCGTGTGGCGGCCGGGGCTCTTCCGCTCCATCTATTTCCTGCCCGCGGTGATGTCGCCGGCCATTGTCGGCCTCGTCTTTCGCACACTGCTTGCCACCGACGGGCCGGTGAATGCGACGCTTGAGACGTCGGGGCTCGGCTTCCTCGCCCATCCCTGGCTGACCAATGTCGACTATGTGAAGCCGGTCATCATCTTCGTCGTCCTGTGGGCGGGTTTCGGGGTCGGCGTGCTCATCTTCTCGGCGGCCTTCGCCGCCGTGCCGCAGAATATCTTCGAGGCGGCGCGGCTCGACGGCGCCCGTTTCTGGAGCGAGTTCTGGCATATTGCGGTGCCGAGCGTGCGCGGCACCGTGTTCCTGTGGGCGATGTTCCAGATCGTCTGCATCTTCCTGTTCATGTTCGGCTGGATCTATGTGCTGACCGGCGGCGGGCCCGGCCTCGCCAGCGCCACCATGGATTTTTCCATCTATCAGCAGTTCATGCGCTTCGGCTTCTATGGCACGGCGGCGGCGCAATCGATCGCGCTGGTCGGCGCGATCATCCTGTTTCCCGCCATCGGCTTCGCGGTACGCGCGCTCGTCGAAACCTTCTTCAAGAGGGCGCCGAAGTGA
- a CDS encoding adenosylhomocysteinase — protein sequence MTQLATGSDVEIGRAQIEWVSRHSPVLNGLVRETLADGALKGARIAVVVHLEAKTAFLATVLADAGAEVVVAGSNPRTTKGPVVEALKARGLAVVSAPDGDHASWERELLAAADWGPHYIIDDGAELTMRMGRFRPELYARLKGVSEETTTGTARLHALRAAGKLPFAALTANDARSKHLFDNRYATGQTTLQAILRLTNRQIAGARVAVIGYGYVGRGIALYAKAMGAHTRVVEADPVRALEAHMDGHKVGTAADMLPGASMVIAATGGMRAIGASEFAHLDHDVILANAGHHDLEIDVEALAGLTNDRRETRPQITTFRVASRDLHVLSGGALVNIAGGSGHPVEIMDLTFAVQGLGAHHLVTAGLAPGVHIIPKALDDAIAAAKLKSMGISLSAARREQEDDIAQWIEGMPTP from the coding sequence ATGACGCAATTGGCGACGGGCAGCGATGTCGAGATCGGGCGAGCCCAGATCGAATGGGTGAGCCGGCATTCGCCGGTACTCAACGGGTTGGTCCGCGAAACCCTGGCCGACGGCGCCCTGAAAGGCGCACGGATCGCGGTCGTCGTGCATCTCGAAGCCAAGACGGCCTTCCTCGCCACCGTGCTCGCCGATGCCGGAGCCGAGGTCGTCGTCGCCGGCAGCAATCCGCGCACGACGAAAGGCCCGGTGGTCGAGGCGCTGAAAGCGCGCGGCCTCGCGGTCGTCTCGGCGCCAGATGGCGATCATGCGAGCTGGGAGCGCGAGCTTCTCGCCGCCGCCGACTGGGGACCGCATTATATCATCGATGACGGCGCCGAGCTCACCATGCGGATGGGCAGGTTCCGTCCTGAGCTCTATGCGCGTCTCAAGGGCGTCTCCGAGGAGACGACGACGGGCACGGCGAGACTGCATGCGCTCCGGGCGGCGGGGAAGCTGCCTTTCGCGGCGCTCACCGCCAATGACGCGCGCAGCAAGCATCTGTTCGACAACCGCTACGCGACGGGACAAACGACGCTGCAGGCAATCCTGCGGCTCACCAACCGGCAGATCGCCGGCGCCCGTGTCGCGGTGATCGGGTATGGCTATGTCGGTCGCGGCATCGCGCTTTATGCCAAGGCGATGGGCGCCCATACACGCGTCGTCGAGGCCGATCCGGTCCGCGCGCTCGAGGCTCATATGGACGGCCACAAGGTCGGCACGGCCGCCGATATGCTGCCGGGGGCGAGCATGGTGATCGCCGCGACGGGCGGCATGCGCGCCATCGGCGCCAGCGAATTCGCCCATCTCGACCATGATGTCATCCTCGCCAATGCCGGCCACCACGATCTCGAAATCGATGTCGAGGCGCTGGCGGGCCTGACGAATGACCGGCGCGAGACCCGGCCCCAGATCACGACATTCCGCGTGGCGTCGCGCGACCTGCATGTGCTGTCGGGTGGTGCCCTGGTCAACATCGCCGGCGGCAGTGGCCATCCGGTCGAGATCATGGACCTCACTTTCGCGGTGCAGGGGCTGGGCGCGCATCATCTGGTCACAGCCGGCCTGGCACCCGGCGTCCATATCATTCCGAAAGCGCTCGATGACGCGATTGCGGCGGCGAAGCTCAAGAGCATGGGCATCAGCCTGAGCGCGGCGCGCCGCGAGCAGGAAGACGACATCGCGCAGTGGATAGAGGGAATGCCGACGCCATGA
- a CDS encoding LacI family DNA-binding transcriptional regulator — protein sequence MAEGARRPTLADVARLAGTSTAVVSYVLNDGPRAVAPQTKARVADAIARLGYRRNPLASALMAGRSNLVGLLVPDFSNAFFSELAREFEREGKSRGFLTLIGNTAYDPTVELDYEHAFADLRPRGIFVTSITGHAESLDDCPRIYVHSAPSGVSDPSVLFDDAGGGIAATHHLIAQGYENIHCVAGPDDFGPSGRRERGWRQAMTEAGLAIEGRLHRVPFERLRAESELRPLLSAPQRPRAIFATTDEQALAALRAAAECRLRVPEDVAIVGFDGIREALNGSARLTTYALPLRELARRAFEVLDGWKVSGNPSHLIAGSMQIGETS from the coding sequence ATGGCAGAAGGCGCCCGCCGCCCCACCCTCGCCGACGTCGCCCGGCTGGCCGGCACCTCGACGGCGGTGGTGAGCTATGTGCTGAATGACGGCCCGCGCGCCGTCGCTCCCCAGACCAAGGCGCGCGTCGCGGACGCCATCGCCCGGCTCGGCTATCGGCGCAACCCGCTGGCGAGCGCGCTGATGGCGGGGCGTTCCAATCTCGTCGGCCTTCTCGTGCCCGATTTCTCGAACGCCTTCTTCAGCGAACTGGCGCGCGAATTCGAGCGCGAAGGCAAGTCGCGCGGCTTCCTCACCTTGATCGGCAACACTGCCTATGACCCGACGGTCGAGCTCGACTACGAGCACGCCTTCGCCGACCTGCGCCCGCGCGGCATCTTCGTCACCAGCATCACCGGACATGCCGAGAGCCTCGATGACTGCCCGCGCATCTATGTCCATTCCGCGCCATCGGGCGTCAGCGATCCCAGCGTTCTTTTCGACGATGCGGGTGGCGGCATCGCCGCGACCCATCATCTGATCGCGCAAGGCTACGAGAATATCCACTGCGTCGCAGGCCCGGACGATTTCGGTCCTTCCGGCCGGCGCGAGCGCGGCTGGCGGCAGGCGATGACGGAGGCGGGCCTTGCCATCGAAGGCAGGTTGCATCGCGTGCCTTTCGAAAGATTGCGGGCGGAGAGTGAATTGCGCCCTCTGCTCTCAGCCCCGCAACGGCCGCGGGCGATCTTCGCCACCACCGACGAGCAGGCGCTCGCCGCTCTGCGCGCCGCCGCCGAATGCCGCCTGCGGGTACCGGAGGATGTGGCGATCGTCGGCTTCGACGGCATTCGCGAGGCGCTGAACGGCAGCGCACGTCTCACCACCTACGCTCTGCCGCTGCGCGAGCTCGCCCGGCGCGCCTTCGAGGTGCTCGACGGGTGGAAGGTGTCAGGCAATCCCTCGCATCTCATCGCCGGGTCGATGCAAATCGGCGAGACGTCCTGA
- a CDS encoding nucleoside hydrolase: MKAIIDTDPGVDDAMAIFFAAACPEIELIGLTSVYGNVPVEMGTRNALHLVEMIGRPIPVAQGMGRPFRGGPWEPVFWIHGEQGFGALPAPRPRGTRDRQPRGRFPHRSGETP, encoded by the coding sequence ATGAAAGCGATTATCGATACGGATCCGGGCGTCGACGATGCGATGGCGATCTTCTTCGCCGCCGCCTGTCCCGAGATCGAGCTTATCGGGCTGACTTCCGTTTACGGCAATGTTCCGGTCGAGATGGGCACGCGCAACGCGCTGCACCTGGTCGAGATGATCGGCCGCCCCATTCCGGTCGCGCAAGGAATGGGCAGGCCCTTCCGCGGCGGACCGTGGGAGCCGGTCTTCTGGATACATGGCGAGCAGGGTTTCGGCGCGCTGCCGGCACCCCGTCCGAGGGGGACGCGCGATCGACAGCCACGCGGTCGATTTCCTCATCGATCAGGCGAAACGCCATAA
- a CDS encoding amidohydrolase family protein codes for MANRIYGADWVVPVASEPLRDAVVAVEGSRIAWLGPEAKLPPQFRAVDIDWTDGVITPGLVNAHTHLQYSGFNALGRGQYRGFEDWSVAFEALYDRETWEWGRAAAQGAKLGLATGTTVFSEIITSDEARGAIAAAQASGIEYLEVIAETTRSWTNGGREELIKWLGDKATITTGISPHAPYNLDPCVVSDLVELARSRGIRLHTHLGESALEEAFYLTGDPAVLFIYGDLRDEYHLVRQKGSGLKTAAYADSVGLLGECTHIAHGVYFDKCQRDLLRQRKTRVALCPRSNAVIGLAEAPVAAYLSEGHDIAVGTDSLASAPSLDLMADVKALAEIARKQGYREGDLWTRLVQAATSGGARALGMAKRGYGALIEGGPADLAIFAIDVTGDEVERALVEQGEGRCVLTVAQGRVVHDGRDKASEIERHVRSQDQQAP; via the coding sequence GTGGCAAATAGGATCTATGGCGCGGACTGGGTGGTGCCGGTCGCCTCAGAGCCGTTGCGCGACGCGGTGGTGGCAGTCGAGGGGAGCCGCATTGCCTGGCTCGGGCCTGAGGCGAAATTGCCGCCGCAGTTCCGCGCCGTCGATATCGATTGGACGGACGGTGTCATCACGCCCGGCCTCGTCAATGCTCATACGCATCTGCAATATAGCGGTTTTAATGCTCTGGGCCGTGGGCAATATCGCGGCTTCGAGGACTGGAGCGTCGCATTCGAAGCGCTCTATGACCGGGAAACTTGGGAATGGGGGCGGGCGGCGGCGCAGGGCGCCAAGCTCGGCCTCGCCACCGGCACGACAGTGTTTTCGGAAATCATCACCAGCGATGAAGCGCGCGGCGCCATTGCCGCCGCACAGGCGAGCGGTATCGAATATCTGGAAGTCATCGCCGAGACGACACGGTCATGGACGAATGGCGGGCGCGAAGAGCTGATCAAATGGCTCGGTGACAAGGCGACGATCACGACCGGGATCTCTCCGCACGCGCCCTATAATCTCGATCCCTGTGTCGTCTCAGACCTTGTCGAACTCGCCAGATCGCGCGGCATAAGGTTGCACACGCATCTGGGGGAATCGGCGCTCGAGGAGGCGTTCTATCTCACCGGTGATCCGGCGGTGCTGTTCATCTATGGCGATCTTCGCGATGAATATCATCTGGTGCGCCAGAAGGGCTCGGGTCTCAAGACCGCCGCCTATGCCGACAGCGTAGGCCTGCTGGGCGAATGCACGCACATTGCGCATGGCGTCTATTTCGACAAGTGCCAACGTGATCTGCTGCGCCAGCGGAAGACGCGGGTGGCCCTCTGTCCACGCTCCAATGCGGTGATCGGTCTCGCCGAGGCACCGGTCGCCGCCTATCTCAGCGAAGGCCACGATATCGCGGTAGGCACCGATTCACTGGCCTCGGCGCCGTCGCTCGATCTGATGGCGGATGTGAAAGCCTTGGCGGAGATCGCCCGCAAGCAAGGCTATCGTGAAGGCGATCTATGGACGCGGCTAGTGCAGGCGGCGACCTCGGGCGGCGCCCGGGCGCTCGGCATGGCGAAGCGGGGCTATGGCGCGCTGATTGAAGGTGGTCCGGCCGATCTGGCGATCTTCGCGATCGACGTCACGGGCGATGAGGTCGAGCGCGCACTGGTCGAGCAGGGAGAGGGGCGGTGCGTGCTCACCGTGGCGCAAGGCCGCGTGGTGCATGACGGTCGCGACAAAGCAAGTGAGATAGAGAGACATGTCCGATCTCAAGATCAGCAAGCTCCATAA
- a CDS encoding carbohydrate ABC transporter permease: MKAGTTSKFRTAIMAAISLAFILPLLFLVATAIRTRQDYIMAPGGLPRSFTLDNIVTAWTQANLGQALIVSLIVAVIACIVCASTALAGAFWFRIHHGRAARGLNLLLIAGYAIPMVAWLIPVFVMLASARLVNNIVVAGIIAGVASLPFAIYLIHTFFRQALTTELLEAAALDGARVLKIFWYIAVPMSRPALASIVALVFVWTFGDLLMAATLLQGNPQVYTLTLAATTLSTREDVNLQGQAAAALVSLIPVLLVFMVAQRSLAAGFGAGSGK, from the coding sequence GTGAAAGCGGGAACCACGAGCAAATTTCGCACCGCGATCATGGCGGCGATCAGTCTCGCCTTCATCCTGCCTCTGCTGTTCCTCGTCGCCACCGCGATCCGTACCCGCCAGGACTACATCATGGCGCCCGGCGGACTGCCGCGATCCTTCACCCTCGACAATATCGTTACCGCCTGGACGCAGGCCAATCTCGGCCAGGCGCTGATCGTCTCGCTCATCGTTGCGGTGATCGCCTGCATCGTCTGCGCCTCGACGGCGCTGGCCGGCGCTTTCTGGTTCCGCATCCATCATGGCCGAGCGGCGCGCGGTCTCAATCTCCTGCTCATCGCCGGCTACGCCATTCCGATGGTGGCCTGGCTTATCCCGGTCTTCGTCATGCTGGCGAGCGCCCGGCTCGTCAATAATATCGTGGTGGCCGGCATCATCGCCGGCGTGGCGAGCCTGCCCTTCGCCATCTATCTCATCCACACCTTCTTCCGCCAGGCGCTGACGACGGAGCTGCTCGAGGCCGCCGCCCTCGACGGCGCCCGGGTGCTGAAGATCTTCTGGTATATCGCGGTGCCGATGTCGCGCCCGGCGCTGGCCTCGATCGTGGCGCTCGTCTTCGTGTGGACTTTCGGCGATCTTCTCATGGCCGCGACGCTGCTGCAGGGCAATCCGCAGGTCTACACGCTCACGCTGGCGGCGACGACACTGTCGACGCGTGAGGATGTCAATCTGCAAGGCCAGGCGGCGGCGGCACTCGTCTCGCTCATTCCGGTGCTGCTGGTGTTCATGGTGGCGCAGCGCTCGCTCGCCGCCGGATTCGGAGCCGGCAGTGGCAAATAG
- a CDS encoding nucleoside hydrolase produces MASRVSARCRHPVRGGRAIDSHAVDFLIDQAKRHKGELVVFPIGPLTNIAAAIERDPEFAKNVAKIVVMGGVVHARGNVTPFAEANIYNDPDAAQIVLSSGAETVLVGLDVTDRTSLTKDDFAALAERSPKFGGFLAAISDLYIDVYLGRGARGCSLHDPATVIAALRPDLFRMEEGDVEVVLTGERLGQTLLAPRNGQKTRVCVEAQYDRVVDVFLDGIARLG; encoded by the coding sequence ATGGCGAGCAGGGTTTCGGCGCGCTGCCGGCACCCCGTCCGAGGGGGACGCGCGATCGACAGCCACGCGGTCGATTTCCTCATCGATCAGGCGAAACGCCATAAGGGGGAACTGGTGGTGTTTCCGATCGGGCCACTCACCAATATCGCCGCGGCGATCGAGCGCGATCCCGAATTCGCGAAGAATGTAGCGAAGATCGTCGTCATGGGTGGCGTCGTTCATGCGCGCGGAAATGTGACGCCCTTCGCCGAAGCAAATATCTACAACGATCCGGATGCGGCGCAGATCGTGCTCAGTTCGGGTGCCGAGACCGTGCTGGTGGGCCTTGACGTCACCGACCGCACGTCGCTCACGAAAGACGATTTCGCCGCGCTCGCCGAGCGCTCGCCGAAATTCGGCGGCTTCCTGGCGGCGATCTCGGATCTCTATATCGACGTCTATCTGGGGCGTGGGGCGAGAGGCTGCAGCCTGCATGATCCGGCGACCGTCATCGCGGCGCTGCGGCCCGATCTCTTCCGCATGGAGGAGGGCGATGTCGAGGTCGTGCTCACCGGTGAGCGGCTCGGCCAGACACTGCTCGCGCCGCGCAACGGGCAGAAGACCCGCGTATGCGTCGAGGCCCAGTATGATCGCGTCGTGGACGTGTTCCTCGACGGGATCGCGCGTCTTGGTTGA
- a CDS encoding ABC transporter substrate-binding protein: MTMGGVSTWLRKGVSGVALATALFALSACGEEPAATDKLKTGPIPESKTELTVWSFLPGNYEKGAEAYNAIAADFQKAHPQVTVTVIDMPYGTYFDQVRNAVVAQSGPDVITMYGSAQAYSYKNGLYPLQDAIDATLRPQIKYLDENYSADGNLYILPTGSYGYVMLVNRAMFAQAGIDPAAGLASWNAMLATCKALTEKGIQPMASGWKDGYLFETYLYMITSQMMDKAALGKWVKGELKLDDKLFTDAVNYIMDMKNAGCFGDDKALGRNMFDDTTVQYASGGAAILVNGTMSSAMRLLGDQPETMAMALPQVPASKHKNLVDAGAEAGWSVTKWTKSPEASAAFVNFIASKETQEKLWGIIGVPPNITGFQAQAQNDMQAAYMALLANPENHTGFAAFPLPVLAVMERNAAPLMGGTMTVQQFMESAQAAFAKTN, encoded by the coding sequence ATGACGATGGGTGGTGTTTCGACGTGGCTGCGCAAGGGCGTTTCGGGCGTGGCGCTCGCGACGGCATTGTTCGCGCTTTCCGCCTGTGGCGAGGAGCCGGCGGCGACCGACAAGCTGAAGACGGGGCCGATCCCCGAGTCAAAGACGGAGCTCACCGTCTGGTCGTTCCTGCCCGGCAACTACGAGAAGGGGGCGGAGGCCTATAACGCAATTGCCGCCGACTTCCAGAAGGCCCATCCGCAAGTCACGGTCACGGTCATCGACATGCCGTACGGCACCTATTTCGACCAGGTGCGCAATGCGGTCGTGGCGCAGAGCGGACCCGATGTCATCACCATGTACGGCTCGGCGCAGGCCTACAGCTACAAGAACGGGCTCTATCCGCTGCAGGACGCGATCGACGCGACTCTTCGCCCGCAGATCAAATATCTCGACGAGAATTACTCGGCCGACGGCAATCTCTATATCCTGCCGACCGGCTCCTATGGCTATGTCATGCTGGTCAACCGCGCCATGTTCGCGCAGGCCGGGATCGATCCGGCGGCGGGGCTCGCCAGCTGGAACGCGATGCTCGCCACCTGCAAGGCGCTGACCGAGAAGGGCATCCAGCCGATGGCCTCGGGCTGGAAGGACGGTTATCTGTTCGAGACCTATCTCTATATGATCACCAGCCAGATGATGGACAAGGCGGCGCTCGGCAAGTGGGTCAAGGGCGAGCTCAAGCTCGACGACAAGCTGTTCACCGATGCCGTCAACTACATCATGGACATGAAGAATGCCGGCTGCTTTGGCGACGACAAGGCGCTGGGCCGCAACATGTTCGACGACACGACGGTTCAATATGCCTCGGGTGGTGCCGCCATATTGGTCAACGGCACGATGAGCAGCGCCATGCGGCTGCTCGGCGACCAGCCGGAAACGATGGCGATGGCACTGCCGCAGGTACCGGCCTCCAAGCATAAGAATCTGGTCGATGCGGGCGCCGAAGCCGGCTGGAGCGTCACCAAGTGGACGAAGAGCCCGGAAGCCTCGGCCGCCTTCGTCAATTTCATCGCCAGCAAGGAAACGCAGGAGAAATTGTGGGGCATCATCGGTGTGCCGCCCAATATTACCGGCTTCCAGGCGCAGGCGCAGAACGACATGCAGGCCGCCTATATGGCACTGCTCGCCAATCCTGAGAACCACACGGGCTTCGCCGCCTTCCCGCTGCCGGTGCTGGCGGTGATGGAGCGCAATGCGGCGCCTCTTATGGGCGGCACGATGACCGTCCAGCAGTTCATGGAGAGCGCGCAGGCGGCCTTCGCGAAGACGAACTGA
- a CDS encoding ABC transporter ATP-binding protein, giving the protein MSDLKISKLHKRFGTVDVLKDINLDIRSGEFVVFVGPSGCGKSTLLRCISGLEAATEGTIEIDGAVIDDVEPAQRGIAMVFQNYALYPHMDVFGNMAFSLRMQRLAKDEIRRKVEAAAEKLQLTPYLDRLPAQLSGGQRQRVAIGRAIVRDPKVFLFDEPLSNLDAALRVRMRMEIAQLKMQLPNTTMIYVTHDQVEAMTMAERIVVLKDGRVEQVGTPMELYERPQSQFVAGFIGSPRMNFFTGKLAQAFKAHTVGVRAEHLDIVSADGIWAGKVVYAENLGADTFIYVDIGAEAPMVLRQPGKAVHDAGAEVRLAPKSNEFHLFDADGKPLPK; this is encoded by the coding sequence ATGTCCGATCTCAAGATCAGCAAGCTCCATAAACGCTTCGGCACCGTCGATGTCCTGAAGGACATCAATCTCGACATCAGATCGGGCGAATTCGTCGTGTTCGTCGGTCCGTCGGGCTGCGGCAAGTCGACCTTGCTGCGCTGCATATCAGGGCTCGAGGCGGCCACCGAAGGCACGATCGAGATCGACGGTGCGGTCATCGACGATGTCGAGCCGGCGCAGCGCGGCATCGCCATGGTATTCCAGAACTACGCGCTCTATCCGCATATGGATGTGTTCGGCAACATGGCCTTCTCGCTGAGGATGCAGCGCCTTGCCAAGGACGAGATCAGGCGCAAGGTCGAGGCGGCGGCGGAGAAGCTGCAGCTCACGCCCTATCTCGACCGCCTGCCGGCGCAGCTGTCGGGCGGCCAGCGCCAGCGTGTCGCCATAGGCCGCGCCATCGTGCGCGATCCCAAGGTATTCCTGTTCGACGAGCCGCTTTCCAATCTCGATGCGGCGCTCAGGGTGCGCATGCGCATGGAGATCGCCCAGCTCAAGATGCAGCTTCCCAACACGACGATGATCTATGTGACGCATGACCAAGTCGAGGCGATGACCATGGCCGAGCGCATCGTCGTGCTGAAGGACGGCCGCGTCGAGCAGGTGGGAACGCCCATGGAGCTCTATGAGCGTCCGCAATCGCAATTCGTGGCGGGTTTCATCGGCTCGCCGCGCATGAACTTCTTCACGGGCAAGCTCGCGCAGGCGTTCAAGGCGCACACCGTCGGGGTGAGGGCCGAGCATCTCGATATCGTTTCGGCGGACGGCATCTGGGCGGGCAAGGTGGTCTATGCGGAGAATCTCGGCGCCGATACTTTTATTTATGTGGATATCGGCGCGGAGGCGCCGATGGTGCTGCGCCAGCCCGGCAAGGCCGTCCATGACGCCGGTGCCGAGGTGAGGCTCGCGCCGAAGTCGAATGAATTCCATCTGTTCGACGCGGACGGCAAACCGCTTCCGAAATAG
- a CDS encoding MBL fold metallo-hydrolase, with protein sequence MLLRPDVYSFDFGAFRIAALLDATDIRGGLAASFALGEPDAHVRELAVTNFIDPDRFEHPFIPIFIDTGAAKILFDTGLGAPESALLPSLARIGVAPGVVDIVVLTHGHPDHIGGLRAGASLVFPRARYVFGAAEFDFWVRGENVRQARRADRELFMRSCAPLADSATFVNPGDEILPGISAIDAAGHSPGLLAWRIASEGKQLLIWSDTCLHYIVSLQRPDWQATVDDDKEKAAGTRRHLLAFAADERLLVAGYHMPFPGLGFVERVKDTFRWIPVSYQLNL encoded by the coding sequence ATGCTTTTGCGCCCTGACGTCTACAGCTTCGATTTCGGCGCCTTCCGGATCGCCGCCCTGCTGGATGCGACGGATATCCGCGGCGGCCTTGCCGCGAGCTTCGCCTTGGGCGAACCCGACGCGCATGTGCGTGAGCTGGCGGTGACGAATTTCATCGATCCGGACCGTTTTGAGCATCCCTTCATCCCGATCTTCATCGATACGGGTGCGGCGAAGATCCTGTTCGACACCGGCCTCGGCGCGCCGGAAAGCGCGCTTCTCCCGAGCCTCGCCAGGATCGGCGTCGCTCCGGGAGTTGTCGACATTGTCGTCCTCACACATGGCCACCCCGATCATATTGGTGGCCTGCGAGCCGGTGCATCACTTGTCTTTCCCCGTGCGCGCTATGTGTTCGGTGCCGCCGAGTTCGATTTCTGGGTGCGCGGCGAAAACGTGCGGCAGGCGCGGCGCGCCGATCGCGAACTCTTCATGCGCAGCTGCGCGCCCCTTGCGGACAGTGCAACATTCGTGAATCCGGGTGATGAGATCCTTCCCGGTATATCGGCGATCGATGCCGCCGGGCATTCACCCGGCCTCCTCGCCTGGCGCATCGCAAGTGAGGGAAAGCAACTGCTGATCTGGTCCGATACCTGTCTGCACTACATCGTGTCGCTGCAGCGGCCGGACTGGCAGGCGACTGTCGATGACGACAAGGAAAAGGCCGCGGGCACGCGCCGGCATCTGCTCGCTTTCGCGGCTGACGAGCGACTTCTCGTCGCCGGCTATCACATGCCCTTCCCCGGACTTGGCTTTGTCGAGCGCGTGAAGGACACCTTTCGCTGGATCCCGGTCAGCTACCAGTTGAATCTGTAA